From Halarcobacter mediterraneus:
ACTCTTCTAATGCAGCTTTTAATGCTGACTCAGTCTCATCATCTAATTTTTTCTTAGATTTAATATCATCTAAAATATTTGCATATTTTTGTTCAATGAATGAGTGTAACTCTTCTTCGTATTTAACTACATCAGATACAGCAACATCATTTAAATAACCTTTTGTACCAGCATAGATAATAACAATTTGTTTTTCAATAACTAATGGTTTATTAACACCTTGTTTAAGTACTTCAACCATTCTTTGACCAAGCTCAAGCTCTTTTCTTGTAGACTCATCTAAATCAGATGCGAATTGTGCGAATGCTTCTAGCTCTCTATATTGTGCAAGAGATAATTTTAATGTACCAGCAACTTGTTTAGTAGCTTTAATTTGTGCAGCACCACCAACTCTTGATACAGATAAACCAACGTTAATTGCAGGTCTAATACCAGAGTTAAAAAGGTTTGTTTCTAAGAAGATTTGACCATCTGTAATAGAAATAACGTTTGTTGGAATATATGCAGCAACATCACCTGCTTGTGTCTCAATAATTGGTAATGCAGTCATAGACCCAGCACCATTTTCATCAGACATTTTTGCAGCTCTTTCTAATAATCTTGAGTGTAGATAGAATACATCCCCTGGGAATGCCTCTCTACCTGGAGGTCTTCTTAATAATAAAGACATCTCTCTATATGCAACTGCGTGCTTAGATAAATCATCATAGATAATTAAAGCATGTTTAGCGTTATCTCTAAAATACTCACCAATTGTAACACCTGTATATGGTGCTAAGAATTGAAGTGCAGATGATTCAGAAGCTGATGCATTAACTACAACAGTATAATCCATTGCTCCACCCTCTTCTAAAGTTCTAACAACGTTAGCTACAGAAGATGATTTTTGACCAATTGCAACATAAATACAAACTACATCTTCACCTTTTTGGTTAAGAATTGTATCAACTGCAACAGTTGTTTTACCAGTTTGTCTATCACCAATAATAAGCTCTCTTTGCCCACGTCCTATTGGAACTAGTGCATCAATTGCCTTAATACCAGTTTGTAATGGCTCATGAACAGATTTTCTAGCCATGATTCCTGGAGCTTTTTCCTCAACAAATCTTGACTCAGCTGCTTCAATAGTACCTTTACCATCAATTGGTTCACCAAGTGCATTTACAACTCTTCCAACCATTCCTTCACCAACTGGTGTTTCTAATAGTTTTCCAAGTCTTTTACAAGAAGAACCTTCTCTTAATCCTTCTCCAGAACCAAGAACAACAACACCAACTGCAGATTCCTCTAAGTTTGATGCTAATCCTCTTTCACCATTTTCAAATTCTACTAGCTCCCCAGCCATTACATTTTTAAGACCGTAAACTTGAGCAATACCATCTGCAAATGAAATGATTTTACCTGTCTCGTTAACGTCTACATTTAATTCAAAGTTATCAATTCTTTCTTTTATGATAGAACTGATTTCATCTGCTTGAATTTTTGCACCCATTCAATATCTCCTTTATAAATTCTAAACTGCTTTTAAAATATGATCAATCATTTGTGACTTAAGTCTATCTTTTGAGAATGAAATCTCAATACCTAGACTATCAATATCAACTTTGATACCATCATAATCACAAACATTTTGTGATAGCGATAATTGTACATTAAATTTTTCACTGAATTTTTTTTCAATAGTTGAAACATAATCAGTTGATAATTCTTTATTACAATAAACTATACCCGTATATGAATTATTCATTTTTGCAATTTGCGATTCTAATTCACTTGTTATATCAGGAATTATTTCAAGTCTTTTTTTACTTCCTAATAATTTAACAAGGTTTTTCAAATCATTTCCACAGTTATTTAAAAATGATAAAACTAATTCAACCTTATCTTCCATTTTTACTTCAGTCGAAGTAATAATTGAAAGAAATTTATCTTCATTAAATGCTGAAGATATTGTTTTTAAATCATTACAAATAGCAGCTGCAGAATCTACATTTCTACCATCTAATAATGCTTTTACATATCTCTTTGCTATTAAATCATTCATTATGCAACCTTCTTAAGTACAATGTTTGATAACTCTTCTTGAGTTAAAGAAACATTATCAGAATTTAATAATTCTTCTAGTACTTCAGAAACAATTTGTTTCTTTGCTTTTGATGTTTCAATTCTTACTTTCTCATCAAAACTTTTTTCAAGATTTGCAATCTCAGTATCTACAGCATCTGAAACTCTTTGCTTAACAGAATCAACATCAACTTTAGCATTTTCAACAATTTCATTTGCTAAAGTTTTTGCCTCTTCTAGTTTTTTTGCTGCATCTTCAACTTTATCTTGTGAAGCTTTTAAAGTATCTTGTACTTTATCAAGTTCAGCTTGAATTGAAGCAGTTCTTCCAGCAAAAAAAGCTTTTAATTTATCAGCAAGTAAATACCATAAAATACCAGCAAAAATAATAAAGTTAACGGTTCTTTGTACAATATCGTAATCAGTTTCCGCACCTTCACTAGCAGCTAATACCATAGGAGTTAAAGCTAATCCTAATAATAGTAGTAATTTTTTCAACCCTACCCCCTTAAATTGAGCTAATCTTAGCTTTTAGGCTCTCATTAAATTGAGGCATTGCAGCAACTAATGAGTCTTTTAAAGCTTTAGTTTCATTATTAAGTTCATCTTTAAACTTAATAGTTTTAGCTTCTAATTCTTCTTTAGCACTT
This genomic window contains:
- the atpA gene encoding F0F1 ATP synthase subunit alpha; amino-acid sequence: MGAKIQADEISSIIKERIDNFELNVDVNETGKIISFADGIAQVYGLKNVMAGELVEFENGERGLASNLEESAVGVVVLGSGEGLREGSSCKRLGKLLETPVGEGMVGRVVNALGEPIDGKGTIEAAESRFVEEKAPGIMARKSVHEPLQTGIKAIDALVPIGRGQRELIIGDRQTGKTTVAVDTILNQKGEDVVCIYVAIGQKSSSVANVVRTLEEGGAMDYTVVVNASASESSALQFLAPYTGVTIGEYFRDNAKHALIIYDDLSKHAVAYREMSLLLRRPPGREAFPGDVFYLHSRLLERAAKMSDENGAGSMTALPIIETQAGDVAAYIPTNVISITDGQIFLETNLFNSGIRPAINVGLSVSRVGGAAQIKATKQVAGTLKLSLAQYRELEAFAQFASDLDESTRKELELGQRMVEVLKQGVNKPLVIEKQIVIIYAGTKGYLNDVAVSDVVKYEEELHSFIEQKYANILDDIKSKKKLDDETESALKAALEEFKTVFNAK
- a CDS encoding F0F1 ATP synthase subunit delta; the protein is MNDLIAKRYVKALLDGRNVDSAAAICNDLKTISSAFNEDKFLSIITSTEVKMEDKVELVLSFLNNCGNDLKNLVKLLGSKKRLEIIPDITSELESQIAKMNNSYTGIVYCNKELSTDYVSTIEKKFSEKFNVQLSLSQNVCDYDGIKVDIDSLGIEISFSKDRLKSQMIDHILKAV
- a CDS encoding F0F1 ATP synthase subunit B; this encodes MKKLLLLLGLALTPMVLAASEGAETDYDIVQRTVNFIIFAGILWYLLADKLKAFFAGRTASIQAELDKVQDTLKASQDKVEDAAKKLEEAKTLANEIVENAKVDVDSVKQRVSDAVDTEIANLEKSFDEKVRIETSKAKKQIVSEVLEELLNSDNVSLTQEELSNIVLKKVA